The genome window CCTGCTATTAGAGATATTCAGTGTATTTGGTTGAACTGATTAGGATGCTTAAACTGTTTTCAAGCCCCCTCAAATATTTCAGAAGCACTCTTTACACACTTGAGAATATATTCCAGTGTTTCTAGGCTATTCATTAGAACAGGTCCCTTGGGCAACTCTCCAAGCCCGTTGAGCCAGTAGTTTTGGACTTAGAGACAGGGGCTAGAGTCACCATTGCAATCGTGGTGTCTCCACCTTAGGCTATTCCTGCAGCTCCGCAATACTGTTGTGTTCCCAAACTCAAGACTGATCAGGGCCTGGGGAGGAACGAACATTTCTGTGGTTCTAGAAAGAGGACTCAACTGGGTAAAAGAGGCCTAGCAAACCTCCTTTATTGCTCCCCCGGCTCCCAGCCCAGCCTTCCCCATGCCCTGGGGCTTCTGTGGTTCTCTTCCGGCTGACTCCCCACCTGTAAATAAAGAAactcttttgttttcaaatttcttctAAATCCCCTATAGATGCTTGAATGGCCTGAAAACCTCTGTGAGGTGGTGGTGATCCAGCCTGGGCTTACACACCTCCAATAGCAGAGTACTCACCCCCTTGTGAGATGGTTCTTCTTATCTTTGAATAGCTGATTATCAAaacattctttcttctgccaaaCCAAAACTGCTTCCCTATTGCTTCTGCTGTGTGGTGTTATGGGGTCATACAAAATGTTCAGAGACAGGtcctaggtgtgtgtgtgtgtgtgtgtgtatgtgtgtgtgtgagagagagagagagagagagggagacagagaaaccaaaacagacacagagggagCTGGAAGGGCCTATAGAGATCATCTAGGTCAGTGGTTAAAGTTTTTTGGCAAGATTAATTCAGGAGCAATAAACATATTTAGCAAAAAGCATATTAGGCACATTTTTCCGATTCAAAGTGAAGTTTGGACTTGATGGCTGAGTAAATGTGCATTTGCATAATCCCCCTAGGAGATacccactgaaataaaaagaatcgaAATGAGATAAGAAGATACCTTCTTTTTCAAACTAGGAACAGGCCACAGACTAGCACAACCTTGGTATCTCCAtatgcaaaataatttaaaccAAAGTAAAAATGAAGCTGCCAGGAAAAAACGGCACAAGCTACCTGGTTCCtcccacaccctcccccaccctgtgacAAAAGGCCAGTccactatttctgtttcctttgttttctatCTGTTGCTCCAAGGgttaggttttctcttttctttcttcttctttttttaattttctaaatggGAGCATAGGCAATTTGCTTTTAGTTCTACTGGTGGTTATTTTTATGATGGTAAGCACCATGCTTAAGCCTATAATTCTCAATTTTTCAGCTTCAAAAGTGAAATGGTATCTCTGATTCACCCTCTGGAAGATAAGAAAAATTGCACATTTACTCTTTACCTCTTGATTTTTGGTCTAATTTTCGTCCCTCTTTATTTTAGATAAATTATGGTTGTTTTTACACTGCATAGCTTTTCTTCCAATGACTGTACCTGACTGTCAAAGAGTCTCACTTCAAAAAAAGGCCCAGGCCCAGTTTCACAAGTGAATGGACTATTCCAAACTTTTAAGGAACAGATAATTCCCATGCTATTTAAATTAttccagaggaagaggaagaaaggaaatagtgttttgaaatgatttttttctatatttagatGATACACAGATAAaaatttctacttaaaaattcaatgatataatggataaacaaaatgtggtatatacacacgatgggatattattcagctttataaaggaaattctgacacctgctacaacagggatgaaccttgaagacattatgctatgCGAAATAAGCcggtcacaaaaggacaaatattgtatgattccacttatattaggtacatagagtagtcaaattgagagacagaaagtaaaatgttgGTTGCCCAGGGGCTGGCAGGAGAGAGAATGAGGAGGTATATAgcttcacaataaaaaaattcaactatATCGAAGTACATAGTTTAAAAGTAAAAGCTCAACACCTTCCTCCTTACACCCAcccatttccttccctcttcctagaAGAAACAATTCACGTGGATGATCCAAAATTTACTCAGCTAGTCCTCACTTAGGATATTTCGGTTGTATCTAGAGTTTTACTTTGACAAACAACACTGTAATGAATAACCTTGAAATATACTGTTGTATAATATGTATATCTGTAGCATAGATCCCTGGATCTAGACTGCTAGGTCAAAAGCCATGTGCATTTTATTTAGTAAGATAGGTTTAGATCtatttattaattcatataaTTCAAAATATCAGCCGTTTTAGAGATTACACAGTACAAAGTTCCCTCCCATTCTTTTTCCCCAGCAACTTGGTTCCCCTCCTCAAAAGCAACCAATCgtgtcatttaaaatatattctttagtcATGTACAAGGGAAAcagtatatttatatctataaaaatatacttatatatagtatatttgtctttatataaAAGTAGTGGTTTTTCACACTTTAAATTCGATATGTATTGCCAAACTGCCCTCCTGTTTACATACCATCAATAATGTTTGAGAATACCTGTTTCTGCGTTCTCCCATCAATACAGCATCTTATCAAACCTGACTTGTTTGCTAATCTGACTGAtgaaaaatggtatctcatttaaTGTGTAATATTATGAGTAAAACTGATGGTTACTAAAGCTGGGAGACCAGGCCAGCCTCCCTCTGCAGCCTCTTTCCCACAACTTCCTCACCTCTCACCTCTATCCTCCAGCTCCACTGAACATGGAGATACCCTGTTCTTTTactcctgcctctgctctggcTGTGTTCTCTGCGAGCTCCTCCTaagcctccctgccaccccaggTCTAATGAAGCAtccttcctctgtgcttcctttcATCACAGCACTGGTCATGCtgctttctgtttatttctgttttcctatttGCCACCTCTACTAGATGATGTGCGCTGGGACTGGATCTTTTATCTCTCTACCTCTATTGTTTATCACCATTCTCTTCAGTAAATAtggagtgaatggatgaatggacagcTGGCAGTTTCAGATAGAGGTCACTGGAATGCAGTTATTCTGTGTGACTGACTGAAAAGAGATTTGCCCTCTCATAAGAATGTAATATATGTGGAAGGTGGCACTTCAAATCAGCGGTGAAATGGTGGATTATTTAGTAAGCGGTGTTGGGCTAACTGGTTAATTACCATAATTGGAGAAAATCAATTTATGTCCTTATCTTACATCCAACTAATTTCCAGGTGGATATGTTAAATAGTGTCAAATATGAAGAGAAAGCataaaaaacttgaaagaaaGTATATACGAATATTGATCCAACCTCAGGATGGGGAGGCCCTTTCTAAGCATGATATCAAAACAGAAACCATATAGAAAAAGATCTATAGATAGACTCCATTACAATTTTAAACTTTAGCATAGGCAAAAAGTCAGAAACAACACTGAAAGGCTAATAACGTATGGGAAAAACTATTTCTAAAAAATATCCGAATGACAAGTGGAAGGACCTATTAAAATCCTTAAGAAGAAGACAAAGTTACCCATAGAAAATTAAGCAAAGGTCAGGAATAGGCAACAAACTAAGAATTATTTGTCCCAGCATGAATGAAATAGACATGCTAATAAATACTTAGAGGAATATTCCACCTTACTAGTAATGAACAAAGGATCAACTAATACAACATTTTTCACCTAACAAATTAgcaaagatgataaattttagtGTTCACCAGTGTACGGGAAAATAACATCTCATACCCTGAGAGTGTAAACTGGCCCACTCTTTCTGGAGGGCAATTTACCAGTATGAATTAAATCCTCTCCTTTTGACCTAGATCACTTCTAGAAATCTTatcaaaaggaaataatcagaaatatagaCAAAGACTGAGCTACAAGGATATTACAGTGGCATATTTATAGCAGTGAGAAAttgaaagcaatctaaatgtccaacaatagaacaggataaataaattatagcaCATTCACAGGCTAGAATGCAGGCATTGAAATCATCCTATTGAAGACTAAGGACACAGGGAAATGCTTACAATGTACTGCGAAGttcaaaaaaaaagtagtttgaaTAGAATGATAccagtttggttttttaaaacatgcatgtCTATGTGTTTGTGTAGAAAAAGCCTGGAAGGAAGTTACTGACTGGCCTGAGGAGTCCCTGCACACGGGCCACCCTGTCCCCAAGAGGGCACTTTGGTAAGCTCCAGTGGCTTTTGCTTTTACACTGCAGCCCGGGAAGCTCTGGCTTCCACTGTAGGACCTGTGCGAAGAGGCCAAGAGGCTCCAAAAGTTACTGTAGACAAAATGAAGGGGTGCTGCTGCCACAGCTGATAGTGTTATAGTCTTAGGCCCCTGGGTAATGATACTCACATTTATTgcacattttatatgtattttcatttaatgtaCCTAACATCCCAAGAGATACCTCTAAGACAGGTATTAACTGTACCATGTTACTGATAAGGAAACCGACGCCCAGAAAGATTAGATGACTTATCTGAGTCACAAAGCTACGAAGTGGGTAGATGAGCCGGGCTTCAAATTCAGACCGATGTCCTTGTCTTTGGCTGCTAAGGCAAAAGGGCATGATAATGAGTAAATGAAGAACAGTAAGTAAATGAAGGAAAACTGCTTCTGGAATTGGATCCTTTTGGGAACAGTACCCTGTGGCTTTTTGCACACAAAATTGCCCAGAACAGTCACTGTCCTCAGTGACTATGGTCACTGTTACAAAATGGAACAGACTGCAAATCCCTCATGTCCTGCCAGATCCCACAGCAAAGGCCCTTTTTTGGTTTGTGCTCTGGGCCTGGTTGGGATCTGGCCTGGGTTTACCCTCCCCCCCCATCCTTCCAGTTGAAGGCAAACCCAGTGAAGGAAGCTGGGACAGGCCCAGTGAGATCTTAAGAGTTCCCAAGACAGAGATAGTTATTTATCTTACATTTAGGGACAAGTCTATAAGATGGGACTCTGCTGATTTGTTTGGTGCCTTCTACCAAAGAGTTCCTTGGGCAgcaccagcccctgccccccactcccagcaAGGCCCACATTATCCAGGTAGTGCCCTCTTCACCAACCTGTGCCCTCTTCCCCATTCAGGGCCTCTGCTTGGCCCACACCCTCTTCCTTGGCCAGTGCACCCTTCCCCCACAACAGTGCCACATCTCTATCCAACCCCTCCCAACTTTATATGCAGATAACGTCCCTAGTAAGTGCCTCCTCCCCTCGCCAGGTGCTACTGCCTAAGCCCTTCCCCCTTCAAAAGCCAGGAATCCATTTTTCACCTTATACCAGTTTATACCCTACATCAGCCAGGCCCCCGGTCCTTGTCACCAGCCTATTCCCTCTTCCCTAACCCTGCTCCTCAGGCTATACCCCCTTGGAGCCAGGCCCCCTTCTCCACGTAGGTCCGTTTCCCCACTTTATGCAGCCTGCCCCAGCAGATAACCCATCCCCCATCAGAAGCCCTTAGCCTGCCTGTGCTTCGAAGATAGCCAGGCCCTCTTTCTCAGCCAGGCTCTCCTTGTCCATTTATGCCTTCCTCCCCAGCTACCTATGCCCCCTTCCCTGGCCAAGGTTAGCTCCCCAGCCTGGTTCCCTTCTCCTGCTAGGCAGGCTTCCCTTGTACCCACCTAGACCCTCTCCCCAGCGGAGTCACTTTCACAGCCAGTGTCCCCTTTCACAGCAACCCTACTCAGGCCCCTGCCTTAGCTTAtcacaccaccccctccccccagcctgtgCCCAGGCTCCTGGACCCTACTTGGTTTTCCTTTCCTACCCTATGTCCCCTTGCCTAGCCAGGCCCCTTTCCCCAACCAGACCCTCTTCTTCAGATTGGCCCCCTTTCTAAACCAACCATTTTACCAGCCTGTGTCCAACTCTTCAGCCTCTAACCACTTACCTGGAAGTTTTCCCCCCCGGGCCACAGCCCAGCCTCTTTACCATCCTATGCTCCCGgtctcccctccccaggcaggcCTCAGCCCCAGCCTGTCTTATTCCCCATGCAGGACACTTCTGCTCACAGGCCCCTCACCCAGCCAGGGCCTGTTCCCCAACCTGAGACCCTGTTGACAGCCTCTTTAGCCAGTCTACCCCTCCCCAGGCAAGACCCCTTTTCAGCCCTTTGTCCCCTTGCCCTCACGGGACCCCTTCCCCAGAAGGGGCCTCCTTCCAACAGCCAGGTGCTTGTGCCCAGTCTTTTCCCTTTTCAGCTGGACCACTTTTCCAAGTTCCACCTTCACTGGCCTTTCATAGCCAGTGCCTCCTTCCCCAGCCAAGCGTCCTCCTCTCCCAGCTCTCCACCACCCGTAAAGTCCCCTCTCCAACCATATGACCTTTCCCTGCCAGGATCCCTTCACCCACACACGCCCCTAGCCGGGAACTCTTTCCCAGCCAGACTCCCCTTCCCAGCCAAGCTCTCGTCACCCAGGGACCTACAGCCTCTCCCCCAGTCTAAGCTCATTTTCCCAGGTGGGCCTCCTTCCCAGTAAGGCCCCCTTCCTCAACTGTTGCACCCCTTCCTCAAGTAAACCCCTTCCCTAGCTTATTCCCCCTCCTCAGCCAGACCTTCCTCCCATCTCTAGtctgttcccccccaccccccctcaaCTCAGCTAGGTCCCTTTCCTCAACCATGCGCCCTCCCTCAGCCAGAACACACACCCTCCTTCCCAGGCAGGACCCCTGCCCTAGCAGGCCCTCTTCACCTGCTAAGCTCCCTCTCCCAGCCAGGTCCATCAACCTGCCTATTATCCCATGCCCAGCCTATGTTGGTCTCAGCATTCAAACCTCTCCTGCCACCAAGTTCCTTTCTTAGCCCgtgcctccctcccaggccccatTCCTCTTCCCCAGGCAGGCCACCTTTCCCTGCCAAGATATTttcagcccccccaccccgccctttcCAGCCAGTCTCTGATCCTCAGCTTGTGCTCCTTTTCCAAGACAGGCCCCTTCCCCAGCCTAGGCCTTTCTCCCTAGCGTAAGCCTACTTTCCCAGCCAGATCTTACCTGGTCAGGTGAAATTCCCCAGGCTTTTCCCCCTTCAACAGTCCAGGATTCCTTTCTCATCCTTTGCCTCCTAACTCAACTAAGCCTCTTTCTCTAGACCAACCGAGTCCTCCTTCCCTAACCAGCCCCACCCCATTCTCCCCTTTGTAGTCTGGCCGCCTTCTTCACCCTGTGCCCCAGTCCACAGCCAGGTTCCCTTATCTAGCCATCTCCCTTTCTTCTGCCTGTTCCCCTTTTCCCTGACATGTCCTGTTCATCCTCCTAGACTGATCCTTTCCCCAATTTTCACACTCCTTCCCAGCCAGGCCCCCTTCTACAGATTATGCCTCTCTTCCTGGCCTATTCTTCCTTCCCCAGCCAGCATTCTCTTCTCACAATGCATCCAGATACCTAGTTTTCTTGGGGGCTTCCTCTTCTCAGCAAGCTGGCTATCTGAAAATGTATCTGATGCACACATTTACACAGTGGGCTATCTGGCAGGATTTCCATATTGGCATTTTGAGAACAGATTGCcccctcttcaaaaaaaaaaaacaaaaaccacagtggCACTTCTTTATCTCCTGCAACTAGCCCTGGACTGGCAAGCTTTTAAAAGTgggaattctttttcatgcatagCAATGAGAACATCCTTAACTGAAGCCATTTCATGATGTTTTCACTGAGTGAAACATCAACTCAGGATAGCCTCAACCATCTTGTTACTCCCTAAATCCTTCCCTGGGTGACATTCCACTCCAGGCCACCACCAAGACTGCAGGCCCATTCCTCCTCCCAAAAGCCTCATCTGTCGCTGTGTCCTTCCCCTTCACTCCTGCTCCCTAACCCTCCAGGATTCCTTTGCTGAAGTTCATCCTGGGATACAAACTCTATATGAACTAAGTCAGCTATACAAGAATAAAGAACCAGgtattttttaaactgcttttattctgtaaataaaatacatatatttttgattttatatattttattttagaacatttgGTGTATACGAACAACTTTTAAATGAATTGAAGTAATCGCATTGAAATACAGAATCTaaaggttaaaatttttaaaaattgtttatgacAAATCATTTCACTTTTACTACTTTTTTGGCAAATTCAAGATATCAACAAGTCTCAAATATCCACAGAAGTATATTGCTCACTTTTTTTACTTCATACCAGTTACAGatataacaaaatgaatcaactactttaatacttttaaaaatctctttttagaCACTTTTTATCTCTAAGAATTAAGGAAAATTACTAAGTTCAGCTCTTTCACACTCATACCAGTTGGAGACAGAACAAAGTGCACCAACTACTTGAATAAAGTTATACCCTTTTATGTCTGAGAGTAAAGGAAACTTACTAGTTCAGATCTCACCCCTCACAGTAACTTAAGCTACCTATCAGTTTATCTCTTTTTGCTTCACACCAATTGCAGATATAATGAAATGAATCAACTACTTGAATAAAGTCATATCCTTTCCTATCTTTAATAACGGAAATTAAATTGAGATCTTTCACATCTTAGAACAAACCTTATCTAGCCTATAAGTTTAGGTAAATCTACTTTCTATATTTAACGCTTACATTTAACTTCTAAATATAACAAACACTATTACTTAGAATTCAGCAAGCATCTAAACAACTACAATTAATTTGCAAGCACACAAGgttttatgaaaaaacaaaacactagagAGGTCTTGTTTGTAACTTGAGGTGTCTCCTGAGTAGCCCAGCTGAGGTGAAAAGCAAACCCCCGAAACAGCCCacgttacatttttttccccaaagaactaAGCAAAAGGCATTCCCAAATCATTTCGATCACATCAACTCCAACTTTAAATAATCAATACATTCACGGGGCGACCGGAAGATTCTGGgctaaactgatttttttccccaagtgaaTTCTGAGTAAAACGAAGAAAGAAAACCGTGATAAAAGCGAAGGAAAAAAACTGAGCCTACTGAAGAGACGCGGCGGCGGCTTCGGCCGGCAACCGCCACAGCGATGGAGGCGGCGGGTCTAGAAGAGACGCAGGGCCGCGGCCTCCACGGGGCCAGCATCGAGCGGCTTCACGGAGTTGTAGTGCTCCCCGAGGATGCAGGAGTAGCGCATATAGACCAAGGTGAGAGGCCTCTTCCGGTACTCCTCTCCGATGACGATGGTGGGCGACTCGGCCTGGATCACCTCGATGGGGGTCTTCAGGACGTGTGACAGGGCCCTCAGCTCAAGCTGGCCTCCCCACGCCTCGCTGCTCACGATGTCGTCGCAGTAGCTCAAGAAGTCGTCGCGGCTGTAGGCGTTGCCGGTTTCGGGGTCGCTGGAGAAAGGCAGGAAGTCGTCGACGTGCTTTCGCATGTAGTTGGAGGTGCGGATCCGCAGGCTCGCCACCGTCACGGAGAACACCAGTTGGTCTTGGATGGCGCGGTACATGCAGTTGCCGTCGGCCGGGATATCCTTCATCTCCAGGTTCCTGGCCCCCAGGATGGCGCTGAGCTTCTTTTCCTCATCTTGGCGGAAGCTGGCCAGATGCTCAATCTCGGCCTGGGCGATCCTCTCCTGGCGCTCTCTCTCGAGGGCCGCCCTTCTTTCACGCCTTTTCTGTGCCTTCGAGACGTGGGGAGGCTGGTTCTCGAGATCCATCTTGGCCAGATCTTCAGTGACAGAATCGAGGTTGCTGTTATCCTGGAACTTCTCCAGCTCCTGCCGGTGCTTCTGCTCCATCTCGGCCTGGAGGCGGGCCACATCGAGAAACAactgctttcttctcttcctgtcaTTCCTGGGGACAGAGTTCTTCATGCCCTGAATGCGGGCCTGAAGCTCTTTCTTCTCGCGGTGGTGGCGTCGTATCATCCGCTGTCGCTCACTCTGTGAATCTTCCATGATGTTTAACGGCAGTTGAAGTACCGCTACAGGTCACGCCGACAATCTAACCACCGAACTGACTAGAAGTCCTCAGCTTGCCCTGGCGTCTGCACCCTGCTCACCTCACCCGCCAGTTGCCCTCACTTTATTCACGGCCCGCTCTGCCATTGGCCACTGTCTCTCCAGGTCTGCGCCCCCTAATTATGCCTGGCACTAGGATTGGCTGTTGGGAAACCCTACATTAGACCCCATAACAACGGTTGCTTCCAGTTTTAGCGGGGGTTCTAATTCCGCCTGTAAAATCCCGAGTTTGTATATTATGTGCAGCAGTTGAGCTTGTGCAGATTTTCGTGAGCTCTTAACTGCCTACTTCACTTCCTAGCCTGAACACGATGCAGACACTGGTCATGCTTGAGAATCACATGACAAATACTGTTAAACTAGCTGGATGTGCTCAGACACTGGACTTCCCATTGCTCCCGGTGTTCAGGAAGCAATGTGGCTCTTTCCAGTTTTTTAGTTGCCTTGAGTGATGAGCTCTTAATTTTGTGTATCAGAAGAAAGACATTTCCTTATGTTCCTGGGAACACAGAGTCCTTTCAGTTTAGGCCTCAAATCGACCCTGCCCATCTCAGTGTGAGAAAGCAACAACTAGCCTCCTTAAAGTCACTCACTACAGCTAAGTGGACTTTGGCTTGTGCCAGCTGAATGCACCTACCCTAAACTCCCCTTCTTCTGGGTTCCCAGCTTCCAGAATGGGCTCCCAGCTTCCAAAATGCGCTCCCACAAAGCATGACAGTTGGCATTCATCAAGCCACTTCCTGCTGATTATTGTGAGTCtctaaaagttctaaaaaataaagtaaaataaaattcctaaacTCTTTCAAATATGCCCTCATCCTGCCCCACTCTGCTCATCTGTATCTTCAATTCCCAAACAGGAAGGCTCTTGAGACAACCTTCTCcttgttacagatgaggaaaatgca of Hippopotamus amphibius kiboko isolate mHipAmp2 chromosome X, mHipAmp2.hap2, whole genome shotgun sequence contains these proteins:
- the OTUD6A gene encoding OTU domain-containing protein 6A; its protein translation is MEDSQSERQRMIRRHHREKKELQARIQGMKNSVPRNDRKRRKQLFLDVARLQAEMEQKHRQELEKFQDNSNLDSVTEDLAKMDLENQPPHVSKAQKRRERRAALERERQERIAQAEIEHLASFRQDEEKKLSAILGARNLEMKDIPADGNCMYRAIQDQLVFSVTVASLRIRTSNYMRKHVDDFLPFSSDPETGNAYSRDDFLSYCDDIVSSEAWGGQLELRALSHVLKTPIEVIQAESPTIVIGEEYRKRPLTLVYMRYSCILGEHYNSVKPLDAGPVEAAALRLF